The Frankiaceae bacterium genome contains a region encoding:
- a CDS encoding zinc metalloprotease — translation MRRLLSTLVTSGMLAVPVVAYPLAACLPAHAEESHAARGFDGAREPSNMAGGDEVPDGAKRNPKGYTATIPVYVHVISSGPTAAEGNVPTSQVEQQVSVLNKSFQGTYGGYRTPFSFRLAGITRTQNAAWFAMGYGSREERVAKAALRQGGADALNIYTTNGANDALLGWATFPSAYKSLPDRDGVVVHYGSLPGGFIDRFDLGLTATHEAGHWLGLFHTFQGGCSASGDRVDDTPMQRTPTRGCPIGQDTCSAPGLDPIHNYMDYSDDACYTQFSAGQSQRMTEQFLHYRAS, via the coding sequence ATGCGCCGCCTGCTGTCCACGCTGGTCACGTCCGGGATGCTCGCCGTTCCCGTCGTGGCGTACCCCCTCGCGGCCTGCCTGCCGGCGCACGCCGAGGAGTCACACGCGGCGCGCGGCTTCGACGGCGCGCGCGAGCCCTCGAACATGGCCGGCGGCGACGAGGTCCCCGACGGCGCCAAGCGCAACCCCAAGGGCTACACCGCGACCATCCCCGTGTACGTGCACGTCATCAGCTCCGGACCGACCGCCGCCGAGGGCAACGTGCCGACGAGCCAGGTCGAGCAGCAGGTGAGCGTGCTGAACAAGTCGTTCCAGGGGACGTACGGCGGCTACCGGACGCCGTTCTCGTTCCGGCTCGCCGGCATCACGCGGACGCAGAACGCCGCGTGGTTCGCGATGGGCTACGGCTCGCGCGAGGAGCGGGTCGCGAAGGCCGCGCTGCGCCAGGGCGGCGCCGACGCGCTGAACATCTACACGACCAACGGGGCGAACGACGCGCTGCTCGGCTGGGCGACGTTCCCGTCGGCGTACAAGAGCCTGCCCGACCGCGACGGCGTCGTCGTGCACTACGGCTCGCTGCCGGGCGGGTTCATCGACCGCTTCGACCTCGGCCTCACCGCGACGCACGAGGCGGGGCACTGGCTGGGGCTGTTCCACACGTTCCAGGGCGGGTGCAGCGCGAGCGGCGACCGGGTCGACGACACGCCGATGCAGCGCACGCCGACCCGCGGCTGCCCCATCGGCCAGGACACCTGCTCCGCGCCGGGCCTCGACCCGATCCACAACTACATGGACTACAGCGACGACGCCTGCTACACGCAGTTCAGCGCGGGGCAGTCGCAGCGGATGACCGAGCAGTTCCTCCACTACCGCGCATCCTGA
- a CDS encoding dienelactone hydrolase family protein, which produces MRKTYAAALAAVISLSLGTSPATAVEYRVGPDPTSAAIETNGPFAYASITVADAATPGFGAATIYYPTDTTLPDLGAVAISPGFTETQSAISWFGPRLASHGFVVITFNTNSGWDQPAARGTQLLAALDYLTGTSAVKDRIDVTRLAVMGHSMGGGGSLEAIKTRPALQAAIPLTPWHTDKTWPEPSTPTLIIGAENDSTAPVSSHAEPFYESLSAAQDKAYLELNNAGHSVTNSANAATSKYSIAWLKRFVDNDTRYDQFLCPAPAPSSQIQEYRATCPHA; this is translated from the coding sequence ATGAGGAAGACGTACGCCGCGGCGCTCGCCGCGGTCATCTCGCTGTCCCTGGGCACGTCGCCCGCCACCGCGGTCGAGTACCGCGTCGGGCCCGACCCGACGTCCGCCGCGATCGAGACGAACGGTCCGTTCGCCTACGCCTCGATCACCGTCGCCGACGCGGCCACGCCGGGCTTCGGCGCCGCGACGATCTACTACCCGACCGACACGACGCTGCCGGACCTCGGCGCCGTCGCGATCTCGCCCGGCTTCACGGAGACGCAGTCGGCGATCTCGTGGTTCGGCCCGCGGCTGGCGTCGCACGGGTTCGTCGTCATCACGTTCAACACGAACTCCGGCTGGGACCAGCCTGCCGCGCGCGGCACGCAGCTGCTCGCCGCGCTCGACTACCTCACGGGCACCAGCGCGGTGAAGGACCGCATCGACGTCACGCGGCTCGCGGTCATGGGTCACTCGATGGGCGGCGGCGGCTCGCTGGAGGCGATCAAGACGCGCCCTGCGCTGCAGGCTGCGATTCCGCTGACGCCGTGGCACACCGACAAGACGTGGCCGGAGCCGAGCACGCCGACCCTGATCATCGGCGCGGAGAACGACTCCACGGCCCCGGTGTCGAGCCACGCCGAGCCGTTCTACGAGAGCCTCTCGGCCGCCCAGGACAAGGCGTACCTGGAGCTCAACAACGCCGGCCACAGCGTCACGAACAGCGCCAACGCCGCCACGTCGAAGTACTCGATCGCGTGGCTGAAGAGGTTCGTGGACAACGACACCCGCTACGACCAGTTCCTCTGCCCGGCACCCGCGCCGAGCTCGCAGATCCAGGAGTACCGCGCGACGTGCCCGCACGCGTAG
- a CDS encoding ABC transporter ATP-binding protein, giving the protein MLTVDNIDVFYGPVQALRGLSLTVGDGEMVALLGSNGAGKTTTLRAVSGLLPYKNGSITIGGVEVSSLAPHRVVTAGVAHLAQGRELFSELTVTENLRLGHWSRRRHRGDFDERAGRVFDLFPRLKERAHQAAGTMSGGEQQMLAVGRALMSDPKLLLVDEASMGLAPNLVEQLFDALAAVNAAGTSVLVVEQFIGMALRYTQRAYVLAKGAVAIEGMSADLATSEEVVGAYLGHDAEDAQTA; this is encoded by the coding sequence ATGCTCACAGTCGACAACATCGACGTCTTCTACGGACCGGTGCAGGCGCTGCGCGGCCTGTCCCTGACCGTCGGCGACGGCGAGATGGTCGCCCTCCTCGGCTCCAACGGCGCCGGCAAGACGACGACGTTGCGTGCCGTGTCGGGCCTGCTGCCGTACAAGAACGGCTCCATCACCATCGGCGGCGTCGAGGTGTCCTCGCTCGCGCCGCACCGGGTCGTCACGGCGGGCGTTGCGCACCTGGCGCAGGGGCGCGAGCTGTTCTCCGAGCTGACCGTCACGGAGAACCTCCGCCTCGGCCACTGGTCGCGCCGGCGCCACAGGGGCGACTTCGACGAGCGGGCCGGGCGGGTGTTCGACCTGTTCCCGCGCCTCAAGGAGCGGGCGCACCAGGCGGCCGGAACGATGTCCGGTGGCGAGCAGCAGATGCTCGCCGTCGGCCGCGCGCTCATGAGCGACCCCAAGCTGCTGCTCGTCGACGAGGCGTCGATGGGTCTGGCCCCGAACCTCGTGGAGCAGCTCTTCGACGCGCTGGCCGCGGTCAACGCCGCCGGCACCAGCGTGCTCGTCGTGGAGCAGTTCATCGGGATGGCGCTGCGCTACACGCAGCGGGCGTACGTCCTCGCCAAGGGCGCCGTCGCGATCGAGGGGATGAGCGCGGACCTCGCGACGTCGGAGGAGGTCGTGGGCGCGTACCTCGGCCACGACGCGGAGGACGCCCAGACGGCCTGA
- a CDS encoding branched-chain amino acid ABC transporter permease/ATP-binding protein: MSNVLLFTFLSIPLIGAYTMFAIGIVVIYRSSRVLNLAHGAMAMTPAYAYYSLTEWGLPMPVALVLAVAFGALLGVGVEALFVRRLRPQGPTAQTVGTVAVTGLLIALVGKVYGTSALQVPAIFPEGQIKLGGAVRYADLGILVVGLVMAAATLAFFKFTQFGLALRGAAQNRTAATLVGVNPQLAASAAWALGGGLAALAGVLLAAATNLNPYTLSLEVLPAFVAALLGGLESLGGAMIGAVVAGLVFGLVPLMSTWPGVGDFFALPGAPQLVLTILTLVLLAVRGNRISGADRDEAGLAVERAPGRQGYKRNRLRPSAVVVFAALLLFPFVVDYSLLGSSLIALEYAVIAFSLVILTGWVGQISLAQATFVGIGSLLTAMVARELGIGSPFDMVVGALVAGITAVVLGAVALRVRGLYLAVATLIFAWMGDAFLFTSPYLGMSGGSSTKPNQHIGTPGAWPSFDMTSRRVLFILFLVIVVTCYVCLSNLRDARTGRAFAAIRGSEAAAASLGIDVVRYKLVAFAASGVLAGLGGGLIMAEQRSVGADQFFYTMSLQFLAIAVVGGLSSLSGAVAAGVLFASLRQLFFEVSWLEGWLPIVSALLLAGVLLLYPTGLAGLLDKAGVFFAKVADRADQLLDPVKVKAASTYGTARGAVVAKVQTFRAPKPTPGSEDWMAARDVPEVPDTPAALLEAAIADAPVEDQVAAPASPPKPVRTYRRERDLDAPIRLEARDVTVRFGGLTAVNSASLEVREAEVVGLIGPNGAGKTTLFNAILGLNDPQTGSVLLYGKDATKAKAHVRAQMGVARTFQVLQLFKGLTVFDNLLVATHQHNESTPVGNLVASAATVRDEQACRDRVREVLRLLELEDVADRSVSGLPFGILRMVELGRALVTGANLLLLDEAASGLNDHETDRLIDVIGLVRGLGVSVLLIEHDIRMVNAACDYVYVLDRGTMIAEGPPEVVSNDAGVLAAYLGTTTPESGSTDDELVEA; this comes from the coding sequence ATGAGCAACGTGCTCCTGTTCACGTTCCTGTCGATCCCGCTCATCGGCGCGTACACGATGTTCGCGATCGGCATCGTGGTCATCTACCGGTCCTCGCGCGTGCTCAACCTGGCGCACGGCGCCATGGCGATGACGCCCGCGTACGCGTACTACTCGCTGACCGAGTGGGGCCTCCCCATGCCGGTCGCGCTCGTGCTGGCCGTCGCCTTCGGCGCGCTGCTCGGCGTGGGAGTCGAGGCGCTGTTCGTACGCCGCCTCCGCCCGCAGGGTCCGACGGCGCAGACCGTCGGCACCGTCGCGGTCACCGGCCTGCTCATCGCGCTCGTCGGCAAGGTCTACGGCACGTCGGCTCTGCAGGTGCCCGCGATCTTCCCCGAGGGCCAGATCAAGCTCGGCGGCGCGGTGCGCTACGCCGACCTCGGCATCCTCGTCGTCGGGCTGGTCATGGCCGCGGCGACGCTGGCGTTCTTCAAGTTCACGCAGTTCGGCCTCGCGCTGCGCGGTGCCGCGCAGAACCGCACCGCCGCCACGCTGGTCGGCGTCAACCCGCAGCTCGCCGCCTCCGCCGCCTGGGCGCTCGGTGGCGGTCTCGCGGCCCTCGCGGGCGTCCTGCTCGCCGCCGCGACCAACCTCAACCCGTACACCCTGTCGCTCGAGGTGCTGCCGGCGTTCGTCGCCGCGCTGCTCGGGGGGCTGGAGAGCCTCGGCGGCGCGATGATCGGCGCGGTCGTGGCGGGTCTCGTGTTCGGCCTGGTGCCGCTGATGTCGACGTGGCCTGGAGTCGGCGACTTCTTCGCCCTGCCGGGCGCGCCTCAGCTCGTGCTCACCATCTTGACGCTGGTGCTGCTCGCGGTCCGCGGCAACAGGATCTCGGGCGCCGACAGGGACGAGGCCGGCCTGGCGGTCGAGCGCGCGCCTGGGCGGCAGGGGTACAAGCGCAACCGGCTCCGCCCCTCCGCGGTGGTCGTCTTCGCGGCGTTGCTGCTGTTCCCGTTCGTCGTCGACTACTCGCTGCTCGGGTCGTCCCTCATCGCGCTCGAGTACGCCGTCATCGCGTTCTCGCTCGTCATCCTCACCGGGTGGGTCGGGCAGATCTCGCTGGCCCAGGCGACGTTCGTCGGGATCGGCTCGCTGCTCACGGCGATGGTCGCGCGCGAGCTGGGCATCGGCTCGCCGTTCGACATGGTCGTCGGCGCGCTCGTCGCGGGCATCACGGCAGTCGTGCTCGGTGCGGTCGCGCTGCGCGTCCGCGGGCTCTACCTCGCCGTCGCGACGCTGATCTTCGCGTGGATGGGCGACGCGTTCCTCTTCACGTCCCCCTACCTCGGCATGTCCGGCGGCTCGTCCACCAAGCCGAACCAGCACATCGGCACGCCGGGCGCGTGGCCGTCGTTCGACATGACCAGCAGGCGCGTGCTGTTCATCCTGTTCCTGGTGATCGTGGTCACGTGCTACGTCTGCCTGTCCAACCTGCGCGACGCCAGGACCGGCCGCGCGTTCGCGGCCATCAGGGGGTCCGAGGCTGCCGCCGCCTCGCTCGGCATCGACGTCGTCCGGTACAAGCTCGTCGCGTTCGCCGCCAGCGGCGTCCTCGCGGGCCTCGGCGGCGGGCTGATCATGGCGGAGCAGCGCTCCGTCGGCGCCGACCAGTTCTTCTACACGATGTCGCTGCAGTTCCTCGCGATCGCCGTCGTCGGCGGCCTGTCCAGCCTCTCGGGCGCGGTCGCCGCGGGCGTGCTGTTCGCCTCACTGCGCCAGCTCTTCTTCGAGGTGAGCTGGCTCGAGGGCTGGCTGCCGATCGTCTCCGCGCTGCTGCTCGCCGGCGTGCTCCTGCTCTACCCGACCGGCCTGGCCGGACTGCTCGACAAGGCCGGGGTCTTCTTCGCGAAGGTCGCGGACCGCGCCGACCAGCTGCTCGATCCCGTCAAGGTCAAGGCGGCGAGCACGTACGGCACCGCGCGCGGCGCCGTCGTTGCCAAGGTCCAGACGTTCCGCGCGCCGAAGCCCACGCCGGGCTCCGAGGACTGGATGGCCGCGCGCGACGTGCCCGAGGTGCCCGACACGCCGGCGGCGCTCCTCGAGGCCGCGATCGCCGACGCGCCGGTCGAGGACCAGGTGGCCGCGCCCGCGTCGCCGCCGAAGCCCGTGCGCACGTACCGCCGCGAGCGTGACCTCGACGCGCCGATCCGGCTCGAGGCGCGTGACGTCACGGTCCGCTTCGGTGGCCTGACCGCGGTCAACTCCGCGAGCCTCGAGGTGCGCGAGGCGGAGGTCGTCGGCCTCATCGGCCCCAACGGCGCCGGCAAGACGACGCTGTTCAACGCGATCCTCGGCCTCAACGACCCGCAGACCGGCAGCGTCCTCCTCTACGGCAAGGACGCCACCAAGGCCAAGGCGCACGTCCGCGCGCAGATGGGTGTGGCGCGGACGTTCCAGGTGCTGCAGCTGTTCAAGGGCCTCACGGTCTTCGACAACCTGCTCGTCGCGACGCACCAGCACAACGAGAGCACGCCCGTCGGCAACCTCGTCGCCAGCGCCGCCACGGTGCGCGACGAGCAGGCCTGCCGCGACCGCGTCCGCGAGGTGCTGCGGCTGCTCGAGCTCGAGGACGTCGCGGACCGCTCGGTGAGCGGGCTGCCGTTCGGCATCCTGCGCATGGTCGAGCTGGGCCGCGCGCTCGTCACCGGCGCCAACCTGCTGCTCCTCGACGAGGCCGCCTCCGGCCTCAACGACCACGAGACCGACCGCCTCATCGACGTCATCGGGCTGGTCCGCGGCCTCGGCGTGTCCGTGCTGCTCATCGAGCACGACATCCGCATGGTCAACGCCGCCTGCGACTACGTCTACGTGCTCGACCGCGGCACGATGATCGCCGAGGGCCCGCCCGAGGTCGTGTCGAACGACGCCGGCGTCCTCGCGGCGTACCTCGGCACCACGACCCCCGAGAGCGGCTCCACCGACGACGAGCTCGTGGAGGCGTGA
- a CDS encoding ABC transporter substrate-binding protein, producing the protein MIRRLSTGDRGAASVPAVIAGFTAGALVMALALVEIVPSDRVQGLQAGGTTGSTVTGSGPQESLAPGETRGPNAPGASNAPGGGGGGTNNGGGAPGASGGPSGPVIPPSKFECRADKNGGATDRGVTANSISLATTIVASGIGSAFLGEMKHAMEAVTEQVNRAGGICGRKLVIETRDDGWDASTGAQYLRNYINDRSKFGIPVGASSEGLGVVIDSGDLDKAQFPVVGSDGLAINQYLNKQGQAQPWVWPIATATVSEARIMASEAYKRGARNFGVVFDRDYHFGKEAAAAYSAEVERLTGKPVLGYNTNNTCNQRFCGIAAGQNSYSGDAAKFKASNPDFVALFLEPETALTWMQDPNTPSATDKAIKYGYGGAQPLFTKQFESQCREKCDQMVVWSGFKPNVEKYRNDPAVAAYVRALKAKYRQADEFNQFTQSAYVGMQFLVEALKRVGPELTRQRLKAVLDHMTYDNGLTLQGRLTFTPQTRFANTTMQAFTMQYKGTPGGWRLGPIVKDPRPGVGVR; encoded by the coding sequence GTGATCCGCCGTCTCTCCACTGGTGACCGCGGCGCGGCATCCGTGCCCGCCGTCATCGCCGGCTTCACCGCCGGAGCGCTCGTCATGGCGCTCGCGCTCGTGGAGATCGTTCCTTCCGACCGCGTCCAGGGCCTCCAGGCCGGCGGCACCACCGGCAGCACGGTCACCGGCAGCGGTCCGCAGGAGTCGCTCGCGCCCGGCGAGACCCGCGGCCCGAACGCCCCTGGCGCCTCCAACGCGCCCGGCGGCGGGGGCGGCGGCACCAACAACGGCGGCGGCGCGCCCGGCGCCAGTGGCGGCCCCAGCGGCCCCGTCATCCCGCCGTCGAAGTTCGAGTGCCGCGCGGACAAGAACGGCGGCGCGACCGACCGTGGCGTGACCGCCAACTCGATCAGCCTCGCGACGACCATCGTCGCGTCCGGCATCGGCTCGGCGTTCCTCGGCGAGATGAAGCACGCCATGGAAGCCGTCACCGAGCAGGTCAACCGGGCGGGCGGCATCTGCGGCCGCAAGCTCGTCATCGAGACCCGCGACGACGGCTGGGACGCCTCGACCGGCGCGCAGTACCTGCGCAACTACATCAACGACCGCAGCAAGTTCGGCATCCCCGTCGGCGCCTCGTCCGAGGGCCTCGGCGTCGTCATCGACAGCGGTGACCTCGACAAGGCGCAGTTCCCGGTCGTCGGCTCCGACGGCCTCGCGATCAACCAGTACCTCAACAAGCAGGGCCAGGCCCAGCCGTGGGTGTGGCCCATCGCGACCGCGACCGTCTCCGAGGCCCGCATCATGGCCAGCGAGGCGTACAAGCGCGGCGCCCGCAACTTCGGCGTCGTCTTCGACCGCGACTACCACTTCGGCAAGGAGGCCGCGGCCGCGTACAGCGCCGAGGTCGAGCGGCTCACGGGCAAGCCGGTGCTGGGCTACAACACCAACAACACGTGCAACCAGCGCTTCTGCGGCATCGCGGCGGGCCAGAACAGCTACAGCGGCGACGCCGCGAAGTTCAAGGCGTCCAACCCCGACTTCGTCGCGCTGTTCCTCGAGCCCGAGACCGCGCTGACGTGGATGCAGGACCCCAACACGCCCTCGGCCACCGACAAGGCGATCAAGTACGGCTACGGCGGCGCGCAGCCGCTGTTCACGAAGCAGTTCGAGTCGCAGTGCCGTGAGAAGTGCGACCAGATGGTCGTGTGGTCCGGCTTCAAGCCGAACGTCGAGAAGTACCGCAACGACCCGGCGGTCGCGGCGTACGTCCGCGCGCTCAAGGCGAAGTACCGGCAGGCGGACGAGTTCAACCAGTTCACGCAGAGCGCGTACGTCGGCATGCAGTTCCTCGTCGAGGCGCTCAAGCGGGTCGGCCCCGAGCTGACTCGCCAGCGGCTCAAGGCCGTGCTCGACCACATGACGTACGACAACGGCCTCACGTTGCAGGGCCGGCTCACGTTCACGCCGCAGACCCGCTTCGCCAACACGACCATGCAGGCGTTCACCATGCAGTACAAGGGCACGCCCGGCGGCTGGCGGCTCGGGCCGATCGTCAAGGACCCCAGGCCCGGCGTCGGGGTGCGCTAG
- a CDS encoding GAF domain-containing protein: MSRGAAALAEAVADVAPAVETEAPAARPAHAGQTDALLGRLCRVVRDVLGVSRATVLVFEDPTTLVPAVSVAREEHDELWQRFRTMRPISLDLSSEAVAALRREAVVVVPDAETSPLVPAEWRTAFGLTSLAVAPLHVDGRPWGALVVDDTDARHEFGARDIRTLAELAGLAATAISATECAAAAAAEAALRTALRESATRLGVTLDLAEAVDGVAPFLLTASGFELIGAALGKSGLARTLKVATTTGYDTDAVRVLKNGAEEAVSSDGRLLVPLRGVQGLIGVLVLRSHGSAAKRLDLVHEVADRFAATIEQVGSAERAATHAADMEHSTVRLSLARQAIGRALRTFRGVGYASGGPGLFSVSSTNHARRALEDLDEVRQVLAAQSTSPALAPALKALLDGVPARTYELAWTTAGAPRPVAPEAEIACLRTALRFANLVRESRGRVLAVRLSFTQDGVECSLSSNGLLRDPAAVAGETGVSDLVGPWIREIGGTAEFESNDAAFSVRFAVPNLQPPLRARTR; the protein is encoded by the coding sequence ATGTCACGAGGGGCGGCAGCGTTGGCCGAGGCCGTCGCCGACGTCGCTCCTGCCGTGGAGACGGAGGCTCCGGCAGCGCGTCCCGCGCACGCCGGCCAGACCGACGCGCTGCTCGGGCGGCTCTGTCGCGTCGTGCGCGACGTGCTCGGGGTGAGCCGCGCGACCGTACTGGTGTTCGAGGACCCGACCACGCTCGTCCCGGCCGTCTCCGTGGCACGCGAGGAGCACGACGAGCTCTGGCAGCGCTTCCGCACCATGCGCCCCATCTCCCTCGACCTGTCCAGCGAGGCCGTCGCCGCGCTCCGCCGTGAGGCGGTCGTCGTGGTGCCCGACGCCGAGACCTCCCCGCTGGTGCCCGCCGAGTGGCGTACGGCGTTCGGCCTGACCTCGCTCGCCGTCGCCCCGCTGCACGTGGACGGCCGCCCCTGGGGCGCCCTCGTCGTCGACGACACGGACGCGCGGCACGAGTTCGGTGCCCGCGACATCCGTACGCTCGCCGAGCTGGCCGGCCTCGCCGCCACCGCGATCTCCGCCACCGAGTGCGCCGCTGCCGCGGCCGCCGAGGCGGCGCTGCGGACGGCCCTGCGCGAGTCGGCCACCCGCCTCGGCGTCACTCTCGACCTCGCCGAGGCCGTGGACGGGGTCGCGCCGTTCCTCCTCACCGCGAGCGGCTTCGAGCTCATCGGCGCCGCGCTCGGCAAGTCCGGGCTCGCCCGCACGCTCAAGGTCGCCACGACCACCGGCTACGACACCGACGCCGTCCGCGTGCTCAAGAACGGCGCCGAGGAGGCCGTCTCCTCCGACGGCCGCCTGCTCGTGCCGCTCCGTGGCGTACAGGGGCTCATCGGCGTGCTCGTGCTGCGTTCCCACGGCAGCGCCGCCAAGCGCCTCGACCTCGTGCACGAGGTGGCCGACCGGTTCGCCGCGACCATCGAGCAGGTCGGCTCGGCCGAGCGCGCCGCTACGCACGCCGCCGACATGGAGCACTCCACGGTGCGCCTGAGCCTGGCCCGCCAGGCCATCGGGCGCGCGCTGCGCACGTTCCGCGGCGTCGGCTACGCCTCCGGCGGCCCCGGCCTCTTCTCGGTCTCGTCCACCAACCACGCCCGCCGCGCCCTCGAGGACCTCGACGAGGTACGCCAGGTGCTCGCCGCGCAGTCCACCAGCCCCGCGCTCGCGCCCGCGCTCAAGGCGCTGCTCGACGGTGTGCCCGCGCGGACGTACGAGCTGGCCTGGACGACCGCGGGCGCGCCCCGCCCCGTCGCCCCCGAGGCCGAAATCGCGTGCCTGCGTACGGCGCTGCGTTTCGCGAATCTCGTTCGGGAATCCCGCGGCCGCGTGCTCGCCGTCCGGCTGTCGTTCACCCAGGACGGCGTCGAATGCTCACTGTCGTCCAACGGGCTGCTCCGCGACCCCGCCGCGGTGGCGGGCGAAACGGGCGTTAGCGACCTTGTCGGACCCTGGATCCGCGAAATTGGAGGTACTGCTGAGTTCGAGTCGAATGACGCAGCGTTCAGTGTTCGCTTCGCCGTACCGAACCTTCAGCCCCCCCTACGGGCTCGCACCCGGTAA
- a CDS encoding sigma-70 family RNA polymerase sigma factor: protein MTIAALAPYRSAPVRRHVEDDTFSDLYRQYRPQLFRYITHHFGPRDADEITQETLTRALRAMDRDRTEAETWAWLIRVARNVAHDLARGRRICEATDDDTVLVNDVADDTVLPEPAALLNERRRLVRTALKTLPPSQRRILVLYEVDELNCPAIARLVGSTEDAVRKALQRARRRFAAEVRALGGGTAGSVVFWLRGLRRRSFSAVPAASSAALCAIVGGVALTVTVQPAVPHELSPRLAPPMAVSTPEYDAADVASVRRTAPVRVRTASSVTATETRGDGRGGDTGKAAPKVALPIPETPFSPGQRTTIVTPRVETPVGDVYTAYEMEMDRRPGLVCTVDAIECEYESES from the coding sequence GTGACCATCGCAGCACTCGCGCCGTACCGCAGCGCGCCTGTACGCCGCCACGTCGAGGACGACACGTTCTCCGACCTGTACCGGCAGTACCGCCCGCAGCTGTTCCGCTACATCACGCACCACTTCGGCCCGCGGGACGCCGACGAGATCACGCAGGAGACGCTCACCCGCGCGCTGCGCGCGATGGACAGGGACCGCACCGAGGCCGAGACGTGGGCCTGGCTGATCCGGGTGGCCCGCAACGTCGCGCACGACCTCGCCCGCGGCCGCCGCATCTGCGAGGCCACCGACGACGACACCGTGCTGGTCAACGACGTCGCCGACGACACCGTCCTGCCCGAGCCCGCCGCGCTGCTCAACGAGCGCCGCCGCCTCGTCCGCACGGCCCTCAAGACCCTCCCGCCGAGCCAGCGCCGCATCCTGGTGCTGTACGAGGTGGACGAGCTCAACTGCCCCGCCATCGCCCGCCTCGTCGGCTCCACCGAGGACGCCGTCCGCAAGGCGCTGCAGCGCGCCCGCCGCCGGTTCGCGGCCGAGGTGCGCGCGCTCGGCGGCGGCACGGCGGGCTCCGTCGTGTTCTGGCTGCGCGGCCTGCGCCGGCGCTCGTTCAGCGCCGTCCCGGCGGCCTCGTCGGCGGCGCTCTGCGCGATCGTCGGCGGCGTGGCGCTCACCGTCACGGTGCAGCCCGCGGTGCCGCACGAGCTGTCGCCGCGCCTCGCGCCGCCGATGGCCGTGTCGACGCCGGAGTACGACGCCGCCGACGTGGCGTCCGTACGCCGCACCGCTCCGGTCCGCGTGCGCACCGCGTCCTCGGTCACGGCGACGGAGACGCGCGGCGACGGCCGTGGTGGCGACACCGGCAAGGCCGCGCCCAAGGTCGCGCTGCCGATCCCGGAGACGCCGTTCTCACCGGGCCAGCGCACGACGATCGTCACGCCTCGGGTGGAGACGCCCGTCGGTGACGTCTACACGGCGTACGAGATGGAGATGGACCGCCGTCCCGGGCTGGTGTGCACCGTGGACGCGATCGAGTGCGAGTACGAGAGCGAGAGCTAG